From Catharus ustulatus isolate bCatUst1 chromosome 6, bCatUst1.pri.v2, whole genome shotgun sequence, a single genomic window includes:
- the MOK gene encoding LOW QUALITY PROTEIN: MAPK/MAK/MRK overlapping kinase (The sequence of the model RefSeq protein was modified relative to this genomic sequence to represent the inferred CDS: inserted 3 bases in 2 codons; deleted 4 bases in 4 codons; substituted 7 bases at 7 genomic stop codons) gives MSLREGTFSHFLEKLSLRKGNVYASKHVKQHFESVEXVNNLRXIQALRSLSPHPTLFMLHKVVFNENSGSLSLVCEFMPMNICELMKGRRKPLPKQKKIQNNRYQVCKSLDXVHRNGIFQRDGQQENIIVKNTLKLGDFGSCRSICSQQAHSTSPHWYXAPECLLTNGLYSYKIGMWSPGCVFYKITRYCVQWRVLLIINQDNQSLNQLGFLALLENYMKGKGKTSLVHKLPYKGIYFLCALIKYDPNENXAAHQTLQHPYFQELWAASTXALTMHKKLRLVGNMSGQVPQHLWQISKASPRQVVFKWKNCQCSQKEIESCLFILKAFLRKVQEKKKKTNQHGPLLRELPKLNFSRVAKLISCPTPTLHSVFXGPKEGGGTPLFQSVRFIASNTEVXTLTCPLKXHLKLLLFLQQSEKQKALQSSLKHFHLPAIEGTEVRKSLAMQ, from the exons ATGTCTCTGA GAGAGGgaacattttctcattttctggaGAAACTGAGTCTTAGGAAGGGAAACGTG TATGCAAGTAAACATGTGAAGCAACATTTTGAAAG TGTAGAATAAGTGAATAATCTGAGATAAATACAAGCACTAAGGAGTCTGAGTCCACATCCTACTCTCTTTATG TTACATAAAGTTGTTTT caatgAAAACTCTGGCTCCCTTTCACTGGTATGTGAATTCATGCCCATGAATATTTGTGAGCTGATGAAAG GAAGGAGAAAGCCATTgcct aaacaaaaaaaaatccagaacaaCAGGTACCAGGTATGCAAATCTCTAGATTGAGTACATAG AAATGGGATATTTCAGAGGGATGGGCAACAAGAAAACATAATAGTAAag AACACCCTAAAGTTAGGAGACTTTGGATCTTGTAGGAGTATCTGTTCTCAGCAGGCACACAGTACCTCCCCACACTGGTACTGAGCACCTGAATGTTTGCTTACAAATGGGCTTTATAGTTACAAAATTGGCATGTGGAgtcctggctgtgttttctACAAAATCACAAGGTACTGTGTTCAGTGGAGGGTTTTGCTTATCATTAATCAAGATAATCAAAG CTTGAATCAGCTGGGCTTTCTAGCTTTGTTAGAAAATTACATG aaaggaaaaggaaagacttCTCTTGTGCACAAATTGCCTTACAAAGGTATCTATTTCCTGTGTGCACTGATAAAATATGACCCCAATGAGAA TGCTGCCCATCAAACCTTACAGCACCCTTATTTTCAAGAACTCTG GGCAGCCAGTACATGAGCTTTAACCATGCACAAAAAATTAAGACTAGTAGGAAATATGTCAGGGCAAGTACCTCAGCATTTGTGGCAAATTTCAAAGGCAAGTCCAAGACAGGTAGTATTTAAGTGGAAGAACTGTCA GTGTTCTCAGAAAGAAATTGAatcttgtttatttattttaaaagcatttcttaggaaagtccaggaaaaaaagaaaaaaacaaatcaacatGGACCTCTGCTGAGAGAATtaccaaaattaaatttctcc AGAGTAGCCAAATTGATTTCCTGTCCTACTCCTACATTGCATTCAGTTTTCTAGGGACCTAAGGAAGGTGGTGGAACTCCTCTGTTCCAGTCTGTCAGATTTATTGCATCAAATACTGAGGTGTAGACTCTCACTTGCCCACTGA CACATTTGAAACTTCTGTTGTTTCTTCAACAGTCTGAGAAACAGAAGGCACTTCAGTCTTCactgaaacatttccatttgCCTGCTATAGAAGGAACAGAAGTGAGGAAAAGCCTGGCTATGCAGTGA